From the Priestia koreensis genome, one window contains:
- the mreC gene encoding rod shape-determining protein MreC, translating to MPQFFLNKRLVILLVSIIVLVALIGFSLSGRKDVTWPEQFTKDTVGLVQATFHEPAQFVAGFFQNLDDLKGTYKENETLKSRLSQYMQLEANVSKLEDENEKLRTILKKKTSLDDYDPVQATVIARNPDRWDDVIVIDKGTNNGIQKDMAVITSAGLIGKVKNASAFTSTVQLLSSSERVNRISVIVQAGGKNVYGVVEGYDPDTKDLIVRRIPNTEKLKVGQKVISSGLGGIFPRGLLVGKVTKFEPDQYGLTQKAYVKPSTDLYDLDHVMVAKRSAVIPDDKTNIDGQEGGN from the coding sequence ATGCCACAGTTTTTTCTAAATAAGCGTTTAGTTATTCTATTAGTAAGTATTATTGTATTGGTGGCATTGATTGGCTTTTCTTTAAGTGGTCGTAAAGATGTAACATGGCCCGAACAATTTACGAAAGATACGGTTGGCTTAGTACAGGCTACATTCCATGAACCCGCACAATTTGTAGCGGGTTTCTTTCAGAATCTTGATGACTTAAAAGGTACATACAAAGAAAATGAGACGTTAAAAAGTCGTTTAAGTCAGTACATGCAATTAGAAGCGAACGTAAGTAAATTGGAAGATGAAAACGAAAAATTACGAACGATCTTAAAGAAAAAGACATCACTCGATGACTATGACCCAGTACAAGCTACCGTAATTGCACGTAACCCAGATCGTTGGGACGATGTAATTGTAATTGACAAAGGAACAAACAATGGCATTCAAAAAGACATGGCTGTCATTACATCAGCAGGACTTATCGGGAAGGTGAAAAATGCTTCAGCCTTCACGTCTACAGTTCAACTGCTGAGCTCATCTGAGCGAGTAAACCGTATTTCTGTTATCGTGCAAGCCGGCGGTAAAAACGTGTACGGTGTTGTAGAAGGATATGATCCGGATACGAAAGACTTAATCGTTCGTCGTATTCCGAACACTGAAAAACTAAAAGTAGGTCAAAAAGTTATATCTTCTGGTTTAGGTGGAATTTTCCCACGCGGTTTATTAGTAGGGAAAGTGACGAAATTTGAACCGGATCAGTACGGACTAACACAAAAAGCATATGTAAAACCTTCAACAGATCTTTATGATCTAGATCATGTAATGGTGGCAAAGAGAAGCGCCGTTATTCCAGATGACAAAACAAACATTGATGGGCAGGAGGGAGGAAATTGA
- a CDS encoding rod shape-determining protein — MFGIGTRDLGIDLGTANTLVYVKGKGIVVREPSVVALQTDTKQIVAVGNDAKNMIGRTPGNVVALRPMKDGVIADYDTTATMMKYYIKQAQKSKSVFAGKPYVMVCVPSGITAVEKRAVIDATRQAGARDAYTIEEPFAAAIGANLPVWEPTGSMVVDIGGGTTEVAIISLGGIVTCQSIRIAGDEMDEAIIQYIRKNYNLMIGERTSEALKVEIGSAGTPEGIENMEIRGRDLLTGLPKTIEISAEEVAEALRDTVSAIVDSVKSTLEQTPPELAADIMDRGIVLTGGGALLRNLDKVISEETNMPVVIAEDPLDCVAIGTGKALEHIDLFKNRAGDSYR; from the coding sequence AATTGTTGTAAGAGAGCCATCAGTTGTGGCACTACAAACAGACACAAAGCAAATCGTTGCGGTTGGTAATGACGCAAAAAATATGATTGGTCGTACACCTGGAAACGTCGTGGCGCTTCGCCCGATGAAAGACGGAGTAATTGCCGATTACGATACAACAGCTACGATGATGAAATATTATATTAAACAAGCTCAAAAATCGAAAAGCGTGTTTGCTGGAAAGCCTTATGTAATGGTATGTGTGCCATCAGGAATTACAGCAGTTGAAAAGCGTGCGGTTATCGATGCAACAAGACAAGCTGGTGCACGTGATGCTTATACGATTGAAGAGCCATTTGCTGCTGCGATCGGGGCAAACCTTCCAGTTTGGGAACCAACAGGTAGTATGGTTGTTGATATCGGTGGAGGTACAACAGAAGTTGCAATCATTTCTCTAGGCGGAATCGTTACATGTCAATCGATTCGTATCGCAGGTGACGAGATGGATGAAGCAATCATTCAGTATATTCGTAAAAATTACAATTTAATGATTGGTGAGCGTACATCTGAAGCACTGAAAGTAGAAATTGGTTCAGCTGGGACACCAGAAGGCATTGAAAACATGGAGATTCGCGGTCGTGACTTACTAACAGGACTTCCAAAAACAATTGAAATTTCTGCTGAAGAAGTAGCTGAAGCCTTAAGAGATACGGTATCTGCTATTGTGGACTCAGTAAAATCTACATTAGAACAAACTCCTCCTGAACTTGCTGCAGATATTATGGATCGCGGAATTGTTTTAACAGGTGGTGGAGCATTGCTTCGCAACTTGGACAAGGTGATTAGTGAAGAAACAAATATGCCGGTCGTTATCGCAGAAGATCCACTAGATTGTGTTGCCATTGGTACTGGTAAAGCTCTTGAACATATTGATCTATTTAAAAATCGTGCTGGAGACTCCTACCGATAA
- the mreD gene encoding rod shape-determining protein MreD gives MNLTRLFLPILVSVVFILESLFTNFIAVLPSLQEWILSPRFLLIILVFMVSYINLKQGMIYGIIFGMLYDIAFTDVLGVYMFGFPVICFIMTKFLKILQNNIIVVSFISLLAVALLEFYVYSINLTVHLTHMGMTDFLHIRFYPTMILNAIFIIIFAFPMQKRFQKLSIEYME, from the coding sequence TTGAACTTAACTCGTTTATTTCTTCCTATCCTTGTGTCCGTCGTATTTATTTTAGAAAGTTTATTTACGAACTTTATTGCCGTCTTGCCGTCGTTGCAAGAATGGATTTTATCACCAAGATTTTTACTCATCATCCTTGTTTTTATGGTGTCTTATATTAATTTAAAGCAAGGTATGATTTATGGGATTATTTTTGGAATGCTTTATGATATTGCATTTACGGACGTACTAGGCGTGTATATGTTTGGTTTCCCAGTGATTTGTTTTATCATGACGAAGTTTCTTAAAATATTACAAAACAATATTATTGTGGTATCATTTATTAGCTTACTAGCTGTTGCGTTACTTGAATTCTATGTATATAGTATTAATTTAACAGTTCATTTGACGCATATGGGAATGACGGACTTTTTACACATTCGTTTTTATCCAACAATGATTTTAAATGCCATTTTTATTATCATTTTTGCGTTCCCAATGCAAAAGCGTTTTCAAAAGCTTTCAATTGAGTATATGGAATGA
- the minC gene encoding septum site-determining protein MinC: MNRQKQPNVTIKGTKEGLTLHLSDTCSFKELLDELELKLSTNQYGDDQQLVHVKVNAGNRYVTSEQEEQIKALIRKKKYLIVDEIECNVITKEEAIQQQKKNEIISVARIVRSGQILQVEGDLLLLGDVNPGGTVIAAGSIFVVGALRGIAHAGYDGNRQAVVAASLMKPAQLRISEVYSRGSDRGEHEDGGEMECAYVNESDEILVERVQSLMHLRPNLTRLERRS, translated from the coding sequence GTGAATAGGCAGAAACAGCCAAATGTAACTATAAAAGGGACTAAAGAGGGGCTAACGTTACATCTCAGTGATACCTGCTCATTTAAAGAACTATTAGATGAGTTAGAGCTCAAATTATCAACGAATCAGTACGGAGACGATCAACAACTTGTCCATGTGAAAGTGAATGCAGGTAATCGTTACGTAACTTCTGAACAAGAAGAGCAAATAAAGGCGCTAATCAGGAAGAAAAAATATCTGATTGTTGATGAAATTGAATGTAACGTCATAACAAAAGAAGAAGCAATTCAGCAACAAAAGAAGAATGAGATTATCTCTGTAGCCCGTATTGTACGCTCTGGACAAATTCTACAGGTAGAAGGTGATTTACTTCTATTAGGCGATGTGAATCCAGGGGGAACAGTTATTGCTGCAGGCAGTATTTTTGTGGTAGGTGCACTGCGTGGAATTGCCCATGCTGGTTATGATGGTAATCGACAGGCTGTAGTGGCTGCGTCGCTTATGAAGCCTGCACAGCTTCGCATTAGTGAGGTCTATTCAAGAGGATCTGATCGCGGAGAACATGAAGATGGTGGAGAGATGGAATGCGCTTATGTCAATGAGAGCGATGAGATTTTAGTGGAGCGTGTTCAAAGCTTAATGCATCTCAGACCTAATTTGACAAGGTTAGAAAGGAGAAGTTAA
- the minD gene encoding septum site-determining protein MinD, protein MGEAIVITSGKGGVGKTTTSANLGTSLALAGKRVCLMDTDIGLRNLDVVMGLENRIIYDLVDVVEGRCKPQKALIKDKRFECLYLLPAAQTSDKTAVTPEQMRELVTELKQEFDYILIDCPAGIEQGYKNAVAGADRALVVTTPEVSAVRDADRIIGLLEQEEGIEPPKLIINRIRNHLVQNGDMLNVDEIVQLLAIDLIGIVADDDNVIKASNSGEPIALDPSSKASIAYRNIARRILGESVPLQSLDEEQKGLFARIKQFFGVR, encoded by the coding sequence GTGGGAGAGGCGATTGTAATTACGTCTGGTAAAGGTGGCGTTGGGAAAACCACGACATCTGCTAATTTAGGGACCTCGTTAGCTTTAGCTGGCAAGCGAGTGTGTCTGATGGATACAGATATTGGCTTGAGAAATTTAGATGTTGTTATGGGACTAGAAAATCGTATCATTTACGATCTTGTAGACGTCGTTGAAGGTCGTTGCAAGCCTCAAAAAGCCTTAATCAAAGACAAACGCTTTGAATGCTTATATCTACTCCCTGCTGCACAAACAAGTGATAAGACAGCTGTAACTCCTGAGCAAATGAGAGAGCTTGTGACTGAACTGAAACAGGAATTTGATTACATACTAATTGATTGTCCTGCCGGTATCGAACAAGGGTACAAAAATGCTGTAGCTGGTGCTGATCGAGCGCTAGTTGTCACGACTCCTGAGGTTTCCGCAGTGCGTGATGCAGACCGAATTATCGGCTTATTAGAGCAAGAAGAGGGGATTGAACCTCCTAAACTCATTATTAACCGTATTCGTAATCATTTAGTGCAAAATGGGGATATGTTAAATGTGGATGAAATCGTTCAGCTTTTAGCGATTGACTTGATTGGAATCGTAGCGGATGATGATAACGTTATTAAGGCTTCTAATAGCGGTGAACCAATTGCTTTAGATCCTTCAAGTAAAGCATCAATTGCATATCGAAACATTGCTCGTCGTATTTTAGGAGAATCTGTTCCATTACAGTCTCTAGACGAAGAGCAAAAAGGGCTTTTTGCTCGCATTAAACAATTTTTCGGCGTTCGATAA
- a CDS encoding M23 family metallopeptidase has product MNRRVNEVKRRIAERKKQPSGSEKPTKPVVFPVQEEQYSVDDVTMYEYTPTKEKGHPLFRKEIFLFKFLASACLVLVVAILFKNPSPHFTEARHFVNGYMEKEFQFAAVSSWYEKAFGKPLSILPLDNKKQEETITSDYAVPASGHVLQSFKKTGHGIIVETGSKSVVEAMSEGFVSFIGQKQGFGKTVVIQHADGTEAWYGNLDKVDVNLYDFVDKKKKVGSVSSLDDGKKGTYSFAIKKGEKFIDPSKVINFE; this is encoded by the coding sequence ATGAATCGACGTGTTAATGAAGTTAAGCGACGTATTGCAGAAAGAAAGAAGCAGCCAAGCGGAAGTGAAAAACCGACTAAACCAGTGGTCTTCCCAGTTCAAGAGGAGCAGTATTCAGTAGACGATGTCACAATGTATGAGTATACCCCTACGAAAGAAAAGGGACACCCGTTATTTCGAAAAGAAATCTTTTTGTTTAAGTTTTTGGCTTCAGCTTGTCTTGTATTAGTTGTAGCGATTTTGTTCAAAAATCCGTCTCCGCATTTTACGGAGGCGCGTCACTTTGTAAATGGTTATATGGAAAAGGAATTTCAGTTTGCAGCCGTTTCCTCTTGGTATGAAAAGGCCTTTGGAAAGCCTTTGTCAATTCTCCCTCTCGATAATAAAAAGCAAGAAGAAACGATTACGTCTGATTACGCAGTGCCTGCATCTGGCCACGTTTTACAAAGTTTTAAGAAGACAGGTCACGGCATTATTGTAGAAACGGGCAGTAAATCTGTTGTAGAAGCAATGAGTGAAGGATTTGTGTCCTTTATTGGACAGAAGCAGGGATTTGGAAAAACGGTAGTGATTCAGCATGCAGATGGAACAGAAGCATGGTATGGAAACTTAGATAAGGTCGACGTCAACCTCTATGACTTTGTCGACAAAAAGAAAAAAGTCGGGTCTGTATCGAGCCTAGATGATGGGAAAAAAGGAACGTATTCATTTGCGATCAAAAAAGGAGAAAAATTTATTGATCCAAGTAAGGTGATTAACTTTGAGTAA